From the Odocoileus virginianus isolate 20LAN1187 ecotype Illinois unplaced genomic scaffold, Ovbor_1.2 Unplaced_Contig_3, whole genome shotgun sequence genome, the window GTGaggaatgttttattttacatgagGTCTATAGTTTCTAATCATTTGAGACACCACGGGTTACTAAAATATTACTAAGTTAAAATGTGTGCAGTCACATAACTTCCTGAGGACTTAAAATTCAGTGTCCTGCTAAGAAGCCTGGCCAGTGCACTAGCCTACGTCACAAAATAAAACTGACCCAAAACACTGGGCAACCGGCACGTCCAAGTCGGCTGATCTTGAGCTGCCATTCTCCAGAAgccatttgttgtaaagctggtttggcgTTGTTGagttctcttagcttttgcttttctgtatcaACTTTTGACTTCTCTATCAAATCTGAACAGGAGCCTTGTTGGGTAGAgcattcttggttgtaggttttcccttttcagcactttaaatacatcatgccactcccttctattgggtttccctgtggctcagcaggaaagaggagaaggcaatggcagcccactccagggctcttgcctggaaaatcccatggatggaggatcctggtagggctgcagtccatggggttgtgaagagttggacagactgagcgatttcactttcacttttcactttcatgcattggagaaggaaatggcaacccactccagtgttcttacctggagaatcccaaggacggcggagcctggtgggctgccatctgtggggtcgcacagagtcaaacacgactgaagtgacgcagcagcagcagcagcaggaaagaatctgcctgccaatgcagaaggttttgatccctgggtcaggaagatcccctggagaaggagatggcaacccactccagtattcttgcctgggaaatcccatggacagaggagcctggcagctacagtccatggagtcgcaaagaattggacacaactgagcaactaaacaatactCCCTTCTAGCctgagtttctgctgaaaaaccaGTTGTTAACCTTATAGGTATTCTCTtgtatgttctttttcctttgttgcttttatatttttctctttgtcattaatttttattaatagcaattgattactatgtgtcttagagtgttcctccttgggtttatcctgcttgggaTTATCtgtacttcctggacttgggtgactatttcctttcccggTCAGGGAAGTTTCTAGCCATTATCTGTTCTGAGTATTTTCTCAggttctttccctctctcttctccttctgggacccttataaCGTGAGCACTGGTACATTTAATGCTGTCCCAGAGGGCTCCTgaattgtcatttcattttttttcttttattctgttccatagcagtgatttccactattgtcttccagctcacttatccattctgcTGCCTTATTTattctattgattccttctatttTTCATTGCAGTTACTGTTCaattctgtttgttctttaaatcTTCTAGCTCATTGTTAAACATTTCATGTATCTTCTTAGTCTGtgcttccattctttttctgagatcttagatcatctttactatcattactctgaattctctttcaggtaGATTGTCTATCTGCACTTTATGTAGTCATTCTTCTGGGGTCTTATCTTGTTTTATCATCTGACACATATTCCTCTGCCGTCTTATTTGTGGTCTCCATTCTGCAGCCTGTAAGAGAggcttgtgcaggcttcctggtggcagaGACTGGTGCTTGCCCACTGGTGTGTAGAGCTGGGTCTTGACCCCTCGTGGTGGACAAGGTCATGTCAAGGATTGTTTAGAGGTGGCTGAGGGCTCAGAAAGACTTTAAGCAGTCTATCTGCTGACGGCTGGGGCTGTGACCCCACTCTGTTGGTTGTCtggcctgaggcaacccagcACTTGAGCCTAAGGGCTGATGGGTGGGGTTAGGTCTCTGCCAAAACGGTAATCTCCAGGGCAGCTCACACCAATGAGCACTCCCCAGTACACCTGTCCCTAGTGTCCTTGTCCCTGCAGTGAGCCAagcacctcccacctcccagaagACCCTCCGGgaccagcaggtaggtctggcccaggctcctATGAAGTGCTTTTTCCCTCAGGTCCTAGTGTGCTTAAGACTTGTCTATGCCCTCTAAGAGTGGCATTTGTTACCTCCAGTCCTGTGGAGTTCCTGGGAtcaagtcctgctgctgctgctgctgctgctgctgctgctaagtcgcgtcagtcgtgtccaactctgtgcgaccccatagacggcagcccaccaggctccccgtccctgggattctccaggcaagaacactggagtgggctgccatttccttctccagtgcatgaaagtgaaaagtgaaagtgaagtcgctcagtcgtgtctgactctcagcgaccccatggactgcagcccaccaggctcctctgtccctgggattttccaggcaggagccctggagtgggtgccgttgccttctccgtgaCCAAGCCCTGCTGGCTTTCAAAGCCAGCTGCTCCTGTGGCTCCTCCTCCCAACGCCAGACCCCCAGGCTCTCGGGACTCTGactcctgtgggagaacctctgcgatatattcttttccagtttgtacGTCACCCATTCAGTGGGTGTGATACTCGGTTATATTGTGAATGCACCCCTCCCTACCATCTTGTGGtggcttcattttctttggacACAGACTATCCTTTTTCGTCGAAGGTTGTTCAGCAGttatttgtgattttggtgttttcatgaCAGAAGGTGAGCTCAGGTCCTTCTACTTGGCCATTTTGTCCTAGCCCCTGGGATCTGCCTTTCTCCTTACTTTTCTGCTTTTAAGTAAATGCTGACCCCTGGCTGGACTGTATCTTTATGCAGTTGGGAACAAGATGGGTCACCTTCCCGTGTCCCTAGGACATGGACCGTAGAGGTTCCCTGAATGCATGGAATGCATGGGATCCAAGACATGGTCACAGATCAGTGACGTCTTGGTCAAAATGTTTCCGGAAAAGTATGTCTGTTAAATGTGCAAGGCTCTGCCTGAGGTTCAAAGAAGTCCCAGGGCTTCTCCAGGTGTCACAGCTTCCAAGCCTGGCCACTCCAGCTTCGTGCCCCCACGCCCTTGCCCTGAGCTGGGCCTGCAGGCTTACTCTCTGGTGTCAGAGGCAGCCTCCTGTGCTGTGTCTCCATGTCCCTTGGGGCACTGTGGGCTGTGACTCACTTCTGACAAATGCAACAGAAACGCTGACAGCAATGCCCATGTGAGAGCATCTGCTCACAGACAAAATCACCTGAGCTTTGTTTGAATGCAACACGGAAAACCTGACTCAAACTGATCTACCGGTGTCTTCAGAGAATTTCAATCGAGTTTTTCACAATTCCTATTCCCTTgtatcagaaatatttttaattagtaaaaaCAGAGGCCACACTCGCAATCAGGTAAAAaccatgttttccttttaatggaCACCGTTTCCTCTCTTGCCTCACACCCTGGTAATGATTAGGTCCCCACCTCTCGGGAGCACTGCATCCGAACAAGCTGAGACAGAACCAGTGTGAACGCGGTCCCAGAGCAGAGCTTTTCACTTACAAAGGGGTTCACTCAGAGCCCAAAGCTCTGCTTTCTAACCGCAGAAAACCTGGAGCTCAAGGCAAAACTGGAAACCAGAAGGAACCAGAAACGAAGCCTGCTGCCTCCTCAAATACTCGAGGGCTGATCGTCTCACCTCTGCTACAAGGAATGgccccactccagcatttgtaAGGGAAAAAGTTCTGTTTCTATTCCACTTTCCAACTGGGTATAAAATCTACTAAAAGGAACACAAAGAATCAAAACAAATCAGCTCACTCACAAAAGTCACTCCCAGATAGTGATTTCTGGCTGCTGAGATGATTCAGCACGTTATTTCCAAGTAGCAAAATTCAGGACAATCTGAGGACTCAAGAGTGGCAGCGACATTCACCAACAGGTTCGTgtgagacacacatacacacaaccccGTTTTTCAGTGTATATACGGCAAGGGGCCAAGACCCCAATCAGCACAATAACTTATTTTGTACATTACAGTGCACAGAACGGAGGGAAAACACTTTCCTGGAGACGCTCGTCTGGGCTCTGAAGGCGCCGGAGCCAGTGCCCCGGCCACCATTAGCTCGATGCCGCCGCCTCTCTGGCTGCACTGGCCTCGGAGGCAGCTGCTTCCCGCAAGGGATCTGctggcttctcctcctcctcctcctcctcctcctcctgggggtAGAGGTCTGGGTACTTCTGCATGCACTCCTGCATGGCCCGGAACTGGTCCACACAGTCCGACCCCTTGACATCCTCCTTGCTGTAGTGGAAGCAGGAAAAGGCTGCCTTGAACTGTTCCCCGCACGGGCCACTGGCCATCCCCCCAAGGCATGGGCAGTTCCAGTTGATGTCTCCGTTTGGCAGGATCagtcctgggacaggaagatggGCAAGGAAGTGAGACAGGTTTCAAAAAAAGCAAACCCAAGTCCAGCCTCACAGGCATAATGGTAAGACGAACTGCTGCCTGGCCGGCACTGGCCGGCGGCCCTGCCTCTCCCTCGGGATGGGGTTTAAACTCCCAGCACAAGCCCACCCAGTGTTCCCGGCTCAGTCGGACAGAAGTCACCATGGGCGGCTTTCTCCAGGTGCAGCTCTGCCAGGTGTGCGAAGCCGCCCCCAGGGCTGTGGCCGTGCCTGTGCTCAGGACTGCATGGGGAAACCGTTTAGCCCAAAGGCTTGAAGGGCAAGTCCTGGTCTCCCCCTTCCACACGGATGGTCAGGACGCCCCACGCCCTCCCTTCAAGCCCGTCCTGCTCCTCGGCTGCTCTCAGCTCAGCACAGCGTGAGGACTGGAAAAAGTGAGGCTGGACGGTGCCCAAGGGGCGTGGGCGTGTCAGAGCACTGAGGCTCCACTTTGTCAAAATGGAGAACTGTTCAAAGCTCAGAAGCAACTCCTAGGTCTGGCCTGATGGCCAGGACAGCACACGGCTCCTCCCACCCGAGGGAGACACACTCGTGTCCTGGGAGCGGTGGTGGCCGAGGTGGACACCCAGCCATAGCCAGAACATCGGACTGCCGCCCCCCGAACCCGGCCCCGCGCTCACCATGCTCCTCGTACGGATCATTGGGGTCGTCAGCCACCAGCTCTGCGTTGCTTGGAGTCTCGTGGTCTTCTTTGGTCACAAATATAATTCGATCCTTCCCTGCAGTTTGGAGAATAGAGGGGAGCCACGTTTCACCAGGAGCTGTGACTCAGCCTGAACCCAAACAGCCAGGGAAGCCTCGCGTGAAGCCTGTCCCACCTGAAACCTTGATGCGCTCCCCCTGGGGACCCGCTCGCTGCCGACCTGGGGGACAGTCTAGCGGCCACCAGTGCACCGTGTGCCTGTGGCTGGAATGGGGAGGAGGGACGCTGTGCATCCTCAGGCGGGAGACGagacgcccccccacccccctcagaTGCAGCTGCCCTCAGTCCTGAAGCCTGCTGACATCCGACAGGCCGGTCTTGCCCTGCTCAGAACTCCCACGGCTCCACAGCTTTGTTCCTTCCCGTGGCCTGTGAGCACCTCGTCCAGGCCCCGAGGGACCTGCCAGCAGGCGCCCTCAGATGACAcccggcccgccaggctcctcccgCAGAGGCTTGGGAAGAGCACCAGGGTGGCAGTGTGACGCTCAGAGAAGCGTGCGGGTGAGGACAGTGCGGGGGCGAGACACCCTCCTCTCGCTGTCTCCCAGGCGGTGACAGCGATGACAGCTGCCACTCCGCACACACAGGGCCACGGCCCGCTCCAGAACACCTGGGGTGTCTGCTCCAGCACCCCACACTTGACCTCAGAGAGGGCGGCTCGTCCCACATGGCCCAGGGGAGGATTGGGGCCAGGCAGCCAGGGCACGCTAAAGAACCTAAAGACCTCAGTGATTCCGACCAGAGTTCAGAACACTCGAAAGCAACCCACAGAAGTGCTGTGCGAAGCAGAAGACATAAGCTGACACGACTGCTCAGCTCAGCCCTGACAGTTTTGTTTACCAAGATCTCAGCCGGGCCCAGCCCAGTGCGGAGGCTGGTGTTCGGCCCAGAGCCAAGGGGTCCAAGCCTGGACAGTGACTTGTCTTTATATCCCCAGCCCTGGTGCCCGATGGTCCTCATGCTGGTTGCATAGACCCAGTAACAGTCAGGGCTCGACACCAGGTGTGGGAAGAGCAGAAGCGCGGCCCTGAGCAGGAGAGGTAAGGCCGGCTCAGGAGGGTCCGGCTCCCAGTGCCGTCAGCATCCCAGAGGCTCGGGGCTGGGCTTCAAACCGGAGCTCAAGCACACAACAGCCATGTGACCTCAGGCACCTCCCAGCTCAGCCCATCTCCCTCCCTGGTTCCGGCAAGGGTCAAGAGACTCCGGAAAATAAGGAAGTGAAGTGAGTTTCTAGGTGCACCTGAAATTCTGCTCAAAACATAGTAACTTTTTCAGCGGCATCAAATGACAAACATCTCTGGGAAGAGAGAACGGGGCTGGAGATGTCGGTGAGGACTGGAAGTGGGAGAGCGGGTAGagcagtgctcttgcctgaaagACCGAAGAAAGGTCCTGCAGAGTCCCCCGAAGGGGCAGGCCCCAGAGCCTGGTGGGAATGGCAGTCGGAGGCCCCGGGGCTCTGACAGCAGGAGCTCAGGGGTGGCTGAGGACTGGAGGAAGGACGGAGCAGTGAGGCACGCCGACGCCCTGGACCTGCAGCCGTGCTCTGCACCCACACCGACTCCCGtcctcctctcccccctccctcttgcGCCCGGCGGGCTCTGCCTTCAAGTCTATCCACAAAGACCCACATCCCTCACCTGCAGGACTCCCTCCATTCAGCATCTCCTTGCTTCTACGCAAAGACGCTGAGCACACGCCTACCTTGGGGAGCCGCCAGGACGTTCTGTCGTCCAGGAGCATATTCAGATCCCTCATAGCCACGTCTCCCTGACTTCAGCCCTCCTGCTCAGATGGCGTCTTCCTTCATCTCTCCACACTGCCCTTAACCCGCCTCTTCTCACCCACCGTTACATGTCTGTTTACCACCCATCTCCCCGACTGAAGTGTCAGCTCCTCACGGGCAAGGATGTGTCTGTTCCATTCACTGCAGTACCCcagagcctagcacagtgccCGAGAGAGTGAGTAATCAgtatttgttggaaaagtgaatgtggaaatgaactctgaattcagaCATGAAGACCCCAGACCCAGCAAAGTATGGAGGATAGATGGCTATCACCATGAAGCAGgttacaggagaaaataaaaccttgCTTGGGTGGTCTCATTTCCCCTAGAACACATCATCTCTTGGCATATCCAACCTGACCCCTCCACTGCCTCCACCTCTGCCAACTGCCTCTGCCATGTGATCGGGGCTGGCACATCACAGGTGCTCAGTAACTGTTTGCTGACAGGACAGGAAAGAGCAGGACCAGCATTAGAAAAGGAGGAACAAAGGCGGGAGCAATGTGGCCGTGGGCCAGGGAGCCAGCCTGAGTCCATGCTGCCTAACACCTTGAATGACCAGCCTTTGACCCCAAGGCTGGGGGGCGGACCCCTGAAGTCAAGTGCATGGGCAAGTAATTTCCTCAGAAAAGGGCAGCCGTGTGTACGGGTTCACTGGGTAACGCTGCAGGGGATGTGGCCCATCTAATGCTCTCAGCCTGCTGCAACGCAGACAAGCCgaaagagaacaaaaatacaCCAGGTGATTCAGAGAGTTTAGGCTGTGGAAGGCACAAAGGCCAGGGAAGACCTCACTGAGGAGGTGGCATCTGCACGGAATCTTACAGGATGAGGAAGCAGCCGTGAGAAGAGCTGGGGGAGGGATGCACCAGGCAAAGGGAACAGCCAGAGGCCAGCCTGGCTGCACAGTGACGGGCGCGTAGAGACCAGCAGGAGCCAGGCCAGGCCTCGCTCACATGAGCCTTCATCAGGACGGCGCTGGGATCAGTTCTCCAAGTCCCATGGGAAGCATAAAGACTCCATGGATAGAAAACGGGACCGAGGGGACAGTGGCATGGATAGGTAAAAATTAGGCAAGGCCTAAAGTGAGTGCTTTTAATTCTTATCCCCAAAGAGATCTTTGATCCAGGAAAAGATACAGGTCTGAACACTTAGCTCTGCTTCCCAGATAACATGCGACTCCTAGAAACCCACAAGAATGAGGACTGTAGCCTCATTATACCCAgaagtctaaaaaaaaatttgctacaTAAAGGAGTAAATTAgactcagaaaaatgaaataaaaagagaccTAGTCTCTAACAAACTGGTGAGAACAGAGGACTTCTGCTCATGGCAGAGTTCAATATCAATCAATGGAAACTACTTCTCAGAGACAATACTGAGTATTATGGCCTTGCGACCCAGGGAAGGAGGGTTCCAGAAGCAGAATGGGGTACTGAGAAactgttgtttggtcactcagtcgtgtccaactctttgcaaccccatggaatgttgctctgtccatgagattttccaggcaagaatattggagtgggctgccatttattagaattccatggactgtatagtccacggggtcccaaagagtcggacaggactgagcgactttcactttcctcctccaggggatcttcccccatccagggatcgaactccagtctcctgcattggcatctgagccaccaggggaggccaCTGGTAAAAGGTTTAGCATTTTAAACTGAGCTGTGAGCTGAAGCTTGACAGGCTTCTCCTAACTGAagcatgaccttgggcaggtcacctcCATCTCTGGGCTCAGGATTTCCTGAAATGACTGAGTGAGCTGGAGTACTCACTAGAGTTTCCAGGGAGTTCCACTTCTCTCTGAGACTTCTCACAGTCTCAGATATCCACCCTCCCCCTCACCTGGCATGGAGAAGGTACTTCATGAATATCTGAGGAATGAATGAAGACTAACTTCTCTTTACAAGACTGGACAACTGGGCCTGGAGGGTTTGGGTGTCAGCTCAGGGACAGTTCGTGGTTGCGCGGGGAGGCCCTCGGACAGCGGCCTGGAGACTTCCTAGGTGAGAGACCGCAGGCGGGGACCAACTTTTGTTTTTCTGCGGGATGTCTTCCCAGCGGAGGGCTCCCTGGAGTCCACTGGACACCAGACGGGGACGCTCTGGAATCAGACCGCGAGTCTCCAACCTCAGCTCCGCGAGTAGCCGGCCGCGTGGCTCAGCCAAGTCACCTCTGCGTCTTGGTTTACTCTTCGGTTAAGAGCAGGGCCTGACCCGCGCCCGCCGGCGGTACTCCCACCGCCAGCACCGCGCCCACCGAGGGGCGACCTTCCGGGACAGTTAGAGGCGGTGCAAACGGGAACACGTGGTGTGTGGCGAGCGGCGTAGCAACATAATTGGTAATCACCACATTTCCCGTTACCAGCCTCAGGCAGCGCACTCGCACCGCCCTAACTCCCGGGCCTAGTTTACGAGTCCCCCCACGTGCTGTTCCCTCCGAGTTCCGGGTTCGAGTCTTTCGGCGACCCGGGAAAGCCTTGTTCCTCCGcgggcttcagttttctcagccGAAAAGTGGGGCTGGCGACCCCGCCGCCAACCCGCACCCTCCTCCCAAGAACTTGTGCCCCGCGCCCTCAGTGGGGGTGCTGCACGGACCGCGTGTCCCTTGCAGGCCCTCGGAGGCCGTCTCCACGCAACCCGCCCTCCTACCTTCCTGCCGGCAGTAGGCCATGATGCAGCCCTGCACTCCGACCTCGCGGCGATCGCGGCGGCGGCCTCACGCCGTGACCTCTCCGCCGCGGGGCGGGCGGCTCGGAGGCCCGCGCGGACCCGCCCCCCAGGCCTGCCCGCCGCGCGCCTGCCTCGGCGCTTCCAGGTCGGCGCGCTCAGCCAGTAACTACATTTCCCGGCAGGCTGCGCGCCTCGCGGCCACGCCCCAGACAGTaggaactacatttcccagaatggCTTGCAGTGCGCGGGCTCGTCAGTGAGGTGTCGGTGGGTTACAACGTTCGGAAAGCACCCGACCCAGGACTACGTTTCCCAGGAGGCAGTGCGGCACGGCGAGCGAGAGCCAAAAAAGCCTGGGCGTCCTGGGCGGTAGCTCTGTGGCGCGTCCCGGGCTCTGGGTTTGCCCCGCTGTCTGCAGCACTCGGGCGGGCGAGAGGTCGCGGGCTCAGTGCTGCGGCCGTAAACCCTACTCCGCGCTGAGCCGAGCGAGGCGGGCGGCGACCGGGCCCCACCATGGCCGCGAACGTGAGTGTCTCCTGGCCCGCCGGCCACACCCAGGCCTCCCGGTCCTCCGGCCCCCTCTTCCCGCGGCCGTGTGGCGGCCGCCTTACGGCGGTCCCCTCAGTCCATCCCGCCCGCCTCCCTCTCACACCCCTGTCCGCGCCTTCCGGCAGCTGTGCCGTCTGTCTTGCTCAGCCCGGCCCGACTCCTTGGGTCCCGCGGTGTTGGGGACCGGGCCTCTGGTCCGTGGCTCCGGCTTGGGGTCCTCTGGTGCGCAGCCCCTCCCCGCAGCCCTTTCCTTCGTTCCCGGTTCCCTCCTGGACCCTCGGGGTTGTCACGTGTGCGGGCTTGGAGGGCCGGACGGGGCCGCTGAGAGGTGGCCAGTCCACGGGGGCGGTGGGGAAGCCGATCCGCCCGGGTGGAGCTGTCCAGCGACGTGCTGTCCGGGGCGGGCGGTGAGCTCCGTGCCCAGCGGGGTATGTAAAACCGGGGCTGTTAGGATGCACAGGAGCGCAGGCTAGCTGGGGAGCGGAGACTTCAGGGAGGCGGGCAGAGGGGGCATTTCCCTACGGCCGGGCGCTCGTCCTCCTAGCAGGGGTTTAGTTGCAGAGCCCCTCGCTGAAGGTGGTGCCCCAGGAAAGGCTGCTGGCCTCCTGCCAGCAGCCAGCCTTTCTCAGGAACCTTTCTGTTTAAGCcaaacattcattcaacaaactgaGGGGCACTTCTCACCAGGGTGTTGGACGAAGAAGGAGCTGGTGACTCAGGCTCCGCTTCTCTGTGAGTGTCTGGAGCCAGCTCGGAGCCCTGCCAGGCCGGGCACTCCCTCCCTCTTGCTTTGGTTGAGTGTCCTAGCCACTCTCCGCAGCTCTGTTACACCctttccaggctcctcctctgtccccaaGCTCCCACACCCCCTGAGAAGCCAGGGTTTCGTCACCCGAAGCCCCAGTACACCCTGCCTGGTTTCGTTGTTCGGGAGGCGGAGAAGCCCTAAGTGGTGCCCCTGGAGGCGGCCCCCCAAATCAGGGTctgcgggggcgggggagggggggcctGGGCTATGTCAGGAGACAGGCGTGCCCCCAGACCACCAGCAGGATATCTTACAGATACGAACTTCCCAGTAGGGAAGCAGGCTTGTCCAGGGCCCCCACAGCCAGCTTGGCGGGTCATGTGAAGGTGTGGCAGGCTCTGGCGGCAGGCCCACCTGGGGAAAGATCCAGATTCTTCCTCAGTAGCTATGTGGCCTTAATTTCTTGGGATTTTTGTTTCCTCACAGGCTCAGTTACTGTGAAGTTTAAGGAAGACTGTGCTTTTAGCACAGCGCTTGGTGCACCGTAGGTACTTAATACATTAAAAACCAGTTTATCTTCAGTCCTGATGGGCGGAGAACCTCTTGGGTACGTAGGGTTCTGATCTTTGCCAAGGAGTGTAGATGAATTTGGGTATCCTCTGCCACCAAACCTTCGTTGATTCACCCAGTAGTGGGGTGCACATTTACAGGGACTGGGGGGCCCCATGCCGAAGAAGATGAAGATGGTGGGTGGAGCAGGAAGGACAcaggattcttaatcactgtaaCCTCCGTCCAGTAATGGAGTTACTGTTGACATCTGTGCTTTGTAAATGAGTCAACAGGATCAGAGGGGTGGAAGCTTACCCAGGGTTACATAGGAGGTGATTTTCAGGACCTGTAGGTCAGCCTCCGTTGCCAATGCACTTACAAGCTCATTGCTTCTAAGTCTGGGGTAGGGGAGTGGGCGGGGAGGAAATCACCACCGTCCTTGTTTACTGGAAATTTGGTCTAGAATGTGGGCTGGGTGTGTCATGCCAGCCTGAGGATCACCTTCTTCTCTTCAAAGCCATCTTTGAGCCCCTTGTCTTGATGTTGGCTGTTAGGGGTGGCTGGGGTGAGGCCCAGGAGGAAGCCAGGCCTTCCTGCACCCAGGTTGGGGACTggcttcttttcctgccctgcgTGCCTGCCTCGGGCTTCCAGTGTTCAGCTCCTGTTGTGGCCCCAGGCGTGAGGAAGGCAGTCGGAAGTAGAGTGGTAGAGAGTGGCCCCCAGTCTGCCCGGATATGAATCCTGAGTCCGCCTCTTAGAGGCTGTGTGATGTGGACTGGTGCCGTAAGTGCTGACCCCGTTTTCCTGTCTCTGAAATGAAGTCGTGATAGCACCCACCTCCTTGGCTTGTGCAGGACTGGCTTCTGATAGACTGGAGTGTTTGCCATTGTCATCATCATAATGGCTGAAGGTCACCTATCTTCCTGCAGCAAATTGCTCCACTG encodes:
- the CHCHD4 gene encoding mitochondrial intermembrane space import and assembly protein 40 isoform X2, with product MPGKDRIIFVTKEDHETPSNAELVADDPNDPYEEHGLILPNGDINWNCPCLGGMASGPCGEQFKAAFSCFHYSKEDVKGSDCVDQFRAMQECMQKYPDLYPQEEEEEEEEEKPADPLREAAASEASAAREAAASS
- the CHCHD4 gene encoding mitochondrial intermembrane space import and assembly protein 40 isoform X1, with the protein product MAYCRQEGKDRIIFVTKEDHETPSNAELVADDPNDPYEEHGLILPNGDINWNCPCLGGMASGPCGEQFKAAFSCFHYSKEDVKGSDCVDQFRAMQECMQKYPDLYPQEEEEEEEEEKPADPLREAAASEASAAREAAASS